One window of the Cryptomeria japonica chromosome 7, Sugi_1.0, whole genome shotgun sequence genome contains the following:
- the LOC131053178 gene encoding isoflavone 7-O-glucosyltransferase 1, which translates to MAASLLQFLFTNPVSEIISDRQIIEIRDRCINVNLRRSELPHMLRSELLYSPYPVLPVLQQAYGLAKGSCAATLVNTFDALESEYVKYLEESTGKPVWGIACPLHKPQFGVENESECIRWLDTQKEKSVFYISFGSQAFLSEDQMKALAKGIAASNQPFIWTIKDPVGGHVNSCDFLPEGFIEATRDRGMVIHGWVPQRLILSHPSTAFFMSHCGWNSTLESISAGVPMVVWPMAFDQFANARLLIEQLGFGLQICEGYDAIPSSDVVENTVTIAMTAEIGKDMRQRALQIKESINEASSKLSVKAFVSYILSLGLDDNK; encoded by the coding sequence ATGGCGGCTTCTCTTCTGCAATTCCTCTTTACAAATCCGGTATCGGAAATAATAAGCGACCGCCAAATCATAGAGATCCGGGATCGCTGTATCAATGTGAATCTGAGGCGTTCAGAGCTGCCTCACATGCTTAGAAGCGAGCTGTTGTATTCACCTTACCCTGTGCTTCCCGTGCTTCAGCAGGCTTATGGCTTGGCCAAAGGAAGCTGCGCTGCAACGCTTGTCAATACTTTTGACGCGCTCGAATCAGAGTACGTGAAATATTTAGAGGAATCCACAGGTAAGCCCGTCTGGGGTATAGCTTGCCCTCTTCACAAACCCCAATTTGGGGTCGAAAATGAATCAGAGTGCATCCGTTGGCTGGACACACAAAAGGAAAAGTCCGTCTTTTATATCTCATTTGGATCTCAAGCTTTTCTTTCAGAGGACCAAATGAAAGCCCTCGCCAAGGGCATCGCAGCCAGTAATCAGCCCTTCATTTGGACGATTAAGGATCCCGTTGGAGGCCACGTTAATTCCTGCGATTTTCTTCCAGAGGGTTTCATCGAAGCAACGAGAGACAGAGGAATGGTAATCCACGGGTGGGTGCCTCAGCGCCTAATTCTGTCCCATCCTTCAACTGCATTTTTTATGAGTCACTGTGGATGGAATTCGACATTAGAGAGTATCAGCGCTGGAGTGCCAATGGTGGTCTGGCCCATGGCGTTCGATCAATTTGCTAACGCCAGATTGTTAATTGAGCAGTTGGGGTTTGGATTGCAGATCTGCGAGGGATATGACGCCATTCCTAGTAGTGATGTTGTGGAAAACACAGTGACGATAGCCATGACAGCGGAAATTGGTAAAGATATGCGTCAACGCGCACTCCAAATTAAGGAATCCATTAATGAAGCATCCAGCAAGTTAAGCGTCAAAGCTTTTGTATCTTACATCCTCAGCCTTGGCTTGGATGATAATAAGTGA